From a region of the Trichocoleus sp. FACHB-46 genome:
- a CDS encoding glucokinase, with the protein MTLLLAGDIGGTKTILRLVEAQTTSPQAKINLKTLYEARYSSQHFPDLVPMVQQFYKEAAEKVGYAPAPQEACFAIAGPVVNNTSILTNLGWSLDGKRLEAELALKHVRLINDFVAVGYGVVGLNPEDLLTLQAGKPDPSAPIGVIGAGTGLGEGFLIPCNNGYEVFGSEGGHADFSPRSELEFQLLKYLLDRNNIQRISVERVVSGQGITAIYQFLRDRQLTGSAQPIAESPVGQIVRTWEHEAGRSEKTVDPAAAIATAALEETDRLCEQAMQIFVEAYGVEAGNLALKLLPYGGLYVAGGIASKILPLMQTGLFIRAFGQKGRISPLLERVPVHIVLNPQVGLIGAALCAARLEG; encoded by the coding sequence ATGACGTTACTATTAGCGGGAGATATTGGCGGTACTAAAACTATCCTGCGGTTAGTAGAAGCCCAAACGACATCACCTCAAGCCAAAATTAATCTTAAAACACTCTATGAAGCCCGCTACTCTAGTCAGCACTTCCCTGACTTGGTGCCGATGGTGCAGCAGTTCTATAAGGAAGCCGCAGAAAAAGTAGGCTATGCTCCCGCGCCCCAAGAAGCTTGCTTTGCGATCGCTGGGCCTGTGGTCAACAACACCTCCATTTTGACAAATTTGGGTTGGTCTCTCGATGGTAAGCGGCTAGAAGCAGAGCTAGCCCTGAAGCATGTACGGCTAATCAATGACTTTGTGGCGGTAGGGTATGGAGTCGTGGGCTTGAATCCCGAAGACTTACTCACCTTGCAAGCAGGCAAACCAGATCCGAGCGCTCCCATCGGGGTGATTGGGGCGGGAACGGGCTTAGGAGAAGGGTTTCTGATTCCTTGCAACAACGGCTATGAAGTGTTTGGTTCCGAAGGGGGGCATGCTGACTTTTCGCCTCGCTCCGAGCTAGAGTTCCAACTGCTGAAGTACTTGTTGGATCGCAACAACATTCAACGGATTTCTGTAGAGCGTGTAGTTTCTGGGCAAGGTATTACCGCTATTTATCAGTTTTTGCGCGATCGCCAACTCACAGGCAGCGCTCAACCGATTGCTGAGTCTCCAGTGGGGCAGATCGTGAGAACTTGGGAGCATGAAGCGGGGCGGAGCGAAAAAACCGTAGACCCAGCCGCCGCGATCGCCACTGCTGCTTTAGAAGAGACAGATCGGCTCTGTGAGCAAGCGATGCAAATCTTTGTGGAAGCTTATGGGGTTGAAGCAGGCAACCTAGCACTGAAACTCCTACCCTACGGTGGCCTTTATGTGGCGGGTGGCATTGCCAGCAAAATTTTGCCATTAATGCAGACTGGTCTGTTTATCCGAGCATTCGGCCAAAAGGGCAGAATTAGCCCGTTGCTAGAGAGAGTCCCAGTCCATATTGTCTTAAATCCTCAGGTTGGCTTAATTGGAGCTGCCCTCTGTGCTGCCCGATTAGAGGGTTAA
- the pdxH gene encoding pyridoxamine 5'-phosphate oxidase, whose product MNSSIADLRKDYALQALTEAEAHPDPFQQFQIWFDQAIAAQLHEPNAMTLATATKTGMPSARIVLLKGFDPRGFVLYTNYNSRKGQELGENPQAVLVFWWAELERQVRIEGRVEKVADSEADAYFQSRPRGSRLGAWTSNQSEVISDREVLEQRLQALTEQYQDQEIPRPPHWGGYRVVPSAIEFWQGRPSRLHDRLHYRQGEAGQWLIERLAP is encoded by the coding sequence ATGAACAGTTCGATCGCTGATCTGCGTAAAGACTACGCCCTACAAGCTCTCACCGAAGCAGAAGCCCATCCTGATCCGTTTCAGCAATTTCAAATTTGGTTTGATCAAGCGATCGCCGCCCAACTCCACGAACCGAATGCGATGACCTTGGCGACCGCAACCAAAACAGGCATGCCCTCGGCCCGCATTGTCTTGCTCAAAGGCTTTGACCCGCGAGGCTTTGTGCTCTATACCAACTACAACAGCCGCAAGGGCCAAGAGCTAGGCGAAAATCCCCAGGCAGTCTTGGTGTTTTGGTGGGCCGAGCTAGAGCGGCAAGTCCGCATCGAAGGTCGTGTAGAAAAAGTCGCAGACTCAGAAGCCGATGCTTATTTCCAGAGTCGTCCCCGTGGTAGCCGTTTAGGTGCTTGGACTTCTAATCAAAGCGAAGTGATCAGCGATCGCGAAGTGTTAGAACAACGGTTGCAAGCATTAACCGAGCAATATCAAGACCAAGAAATTCCCCGCCCTCCTCACTGGGGAGGCTATCGCGTGGTGCCATCGGCGATCGAATTTTGGCAAGGTCGACCCAGTCGTCTCCACGATCGCTTGCATTATCGCCAAGGCGAAGCTGGCCAATGGTTGATTGAGCGCTTAGCACCTTGA
- the larE gene encoding ATP-dependent sacrificial sulfur transferase LarE — protein sequence MLLQKLEQLRTLLAEMERALIAYSGGIDSTLVAKVAYDVLGDRALAVTAESPSLMPEDLEDARIQAAEIGIAHEVVNTHEMDNPNYASNPVNRCYFCKSELHDTLKPLALERGYPYVVDGVNADDLQDYRPGIQAAKERGARSPLAEVGISKLEVRELAKSLGLPWWNKPAQPCLSSRFPYGEEITVAKLQRVGRAERYLRDLGLQNLRVRSEGDTARIELPPEQIKEFVSANDLSTLVTAFQSYGFLYVTLDLEGFRSGKLNQVLQLASSN from the coding sequence ATGCTGCTACAAAAACTTGAGCAATTGAGAACCTTATTGGCCGAAATGGAGCGGGCTCTGATTGCCTACTCAGGCGGCATTGACAGCACCCTGGTTGCTAAAGTCGCTTACGATGTCTTGGGCGATCGCGCCCTCGCAGTCACGGCAGAGTCTCCCTCCTTGATGCCAGAAGATCTGGAGGATGCTCGGATTCAAGCGGCTGAGATTGGCATCGCCCATGAGGTGGTTAACACCCATGAAATGGATAACCCCAACTATGCCTCTAATCCCGTCAACCGGTGCTACTTCTGCAAGAGTGAACTGCACGACACCTTAAAACCACTCGCTCTAGAACGGGGCTACCCTTACGTGGTCGATGGAGTGAATGCAGACGATTTACAAGACTACCGTCCGGGCATCCAAGCGGCCAAAGAAAGAGGAGCGCGATCGCCCTTAGCCGAGGTGGGCATTTCCAAGCTGGAAGTACGAGAACTGGCTAAATCTTTGGGTTTACCGTGGTGGAACAAACCCGCCCAACCTTGCCTCAGTTCACGTTTTCCCTACGGTGAAGAAATTACGGTAGCCAAACTACAAAGAGTCGGACGAGCAGAGCGTTATCTGCGCGATTTAGGCCTCCAAAATCTCCGGGTGCGATCTGAAGGCGACACAGCCCGGATCGAGTTACCTCCAGAGCAAATCAAAGAGTTTGTCTCAGCTAACGACCTCTCTACCCTCGTGACGGCTTTCCAAAGTTACGGCTTTCTCTACGTTACCCTCGACTTAGAAGGCTTTCGTAGTGGCAAGCTCAATCAAGTCTTACAGCTTGCTAGCAGCAACTAG
- a CDS encoding ATP-binding protein, translating into MDRLNTHQHLSWQAEESSETSLPELQTHGAPQRAASSRIQQLEAELWVERFCNQLSDRLANQLLNHKHQPELATALQPEAEIFQIIVNELRSALGSGIVAIALPYQSPTPPLATVPAASEAILAFRIGHVAPQQLQRSSNSVTPIAIATSKPFKFSLGELLPLTDLQTLHDQSDPIAWPILNLDGKALGWLIASDVVCDAVGETKLATLQAWQEPLRTHLIERLIHQCAIAVQQARQLNATCPQCQNLEARNRELERSNQLKSEFLANTSHEIRTPLSSILGFTHLLREQGFNPSSLRHREYLNIILTSGQHLLALINDILDLSKIEANQLDLQCETTKVEEICRSVLKLVKEKASDKGLELRLDLDPNVTTFVSDPLRLKQMLFNLLSNALKFTTKGTVGLQVRLAGIFLDFTVWDTGTGISHEQQQQLFRPYSQIANAVVSRDEGTGLGLALTQKLAELHGGWVEVESELNRGSRFTVKLPLTPQLNTQPMRECAEALPAISTTASPAVSSTSAVVESAAKYQVETEITASHSSPRSNPRSNQSPGKPRTTPDIASPTSSATPTAQRSRLKRTAMQAASPSAQAALRHNTESVIAATPEEIATGMRISSRPRALSTHTRPYHILLIEDHVPNAKLLIAYLSKLGYEVTWVKNATEMWQALAISLPALMLMDIHLPEIDGLCLTRELRSYQAYQQLPIIAQTAMAMTGDREVCLEAGFTDYLTKPIDLSALAQMVAKYSGGVEPNHRLPQQA; encoded by the coding sequence GTGGACAGGCTAAATACACATCAACATTTAAGTTGGCAGGCTGAGGAGTCGTCAGAGACATCTCTGCCAGAGTTGCAGACGCACGGAGCACCGCAGCGAGCAGCTTCGTCTCGAATTCAGCAATTGGAAGCTGAGCTTTGGGTCGAGCGCTTTTGCAATCAACTCAGCGATCGCCTAGCCAACCAACTCCTGAACCACAAACATCAACCGGAACTCGCGACTGCGCTACAGCCAGAAGCAGAAATTTTTCAAATCATTGTCAACGAGCTGAGAAGCGCTCTAGGCAGCGGAATCGTTGCGATCGCCCTACCTTACCAGTCACCCACTCCTCCCTTAGCGACAGTTCCAGCCGCTTCAGAAGCAATACTGGCTTTTCGCATCGGTCATGTAGCGCCTCAGCAATTGCAGCGCTCCAGCAATTCCGTGACACCCATCGCGATCGCCACTAGCAAGCCGTTCAAATTTAGTTTGGGTGAATTGTTGCCCCTGACTGATTTACAAACGCTGCATGACCAAAGCGATCCGATTGCTTGGCCAATTCTGAATTTGGATGGCAAAGCTTTGGGTTGGCTAATTGCTTCTGATGTTGTTTGTGATGCGGTTGGCGAAACCAAACTGGCCACCTTGCAAGCCTGGCAGGAACCCTTAAGAACCCATTTAATTGAACGGCTGATCCATCAATGTGCGATCGCAGTTCAGCAAGCTCGACAACTGAATGCCACTTGTCCGCAGTGCCAAAACCTAGAAGCTCGTAACCGGGAGCTAGAGCGCTCCAATCAACTCAAGAGTGAGTTTTTAGCCAATACGAGTCACGAAATTCGGACTCCCCTCAGCTCCATTCTAGGTTTTACTCATTTGTTACGAGAGCAAGGCTTCAACCCCAGTAGCCTCCGCCATCGAGAATATCTCAACATTATTTTGACGAGTGGTCAGCATTTATTAGCCTTAATTAATGACATTTTGGATTTGTCCAAAATCGAAGCGAATCAACTCGATTTGCAATGTGAAACGACTAAAGTTGAAGAGATTTGTCGTAGCGTTCTGAAATTAGTCAAAGAAAAAGCTAGCGACAAAGGCTTAGAGTTGCGCCTTGACCTCGATCCAAATGTGACAACGTTTGTTTCTGACCCGTTGCGGTTGAAGCAAATGTTATTCAACCTACTATCCAACGCTTTGAAGTTCACCACCAAAGGCACTGTAGGTTTACAAGTCCGGTTAGCGGGGATTTTTCTGGACTTCACTGTTTGGGATACCGGAACCGGGATTTCTCACGAACAGCAACAACAGTTGTTTCGGCCTTATTCACAGATTGCCAATGCCGTGGTGAGCCGAGACGAAGGCACAGGTTTAGGCTTAGCTTTAACCCAGAAGCTAGCTGAACTACATGGCGGTTGGGTAGAAGTCGAGTCAGAACTCAATCGGGGTTCGCGTTTTACTGTCAAGTTGCCATTAACGCCGCAGCTCAACACTCAGCCTATGCGGGAATGCGCGGAAGCTTTGCCTGCAATCTCTACAACAGCCAGCCCCGCAGTCAGCTCTACTTCTGCTGTCGTGGAGAGTGCTGCCAAGTATCAAGTTGAGACTGAAATTACTGCCTCTCACTCAAGCCCTCGATCTAACCCTCGGTCTAACCAGAGTCCAGGCAAGCCAAGAACCACCCCAGACATTGCCAGCCCGACTAGCTCAGCTACTCCTACGGCTCAGCGATCGCGCTTGAAGCGAACTGCCATGCAAGCAGCGAGTCCCTCGGCTCAAGCTGCTCTACGCCACAACACAGAATCAGTGATAGCAGCAACTCCGGAAGAGATTGCTACAGGTATGCGAATTTCAAGCCGCCCCAGAGCCCTGAGTACGCACACTCGGCCCTACCATATCCTGCTGATCGAAGACCACGTCCCCAATGCCAAGCTGTTGATTGCTTACCTGAGCAAGCTGGGTTATGAAGTCACCTGGGTCAAAAATGCGACCGAAATGTGGCAAGCGTTAGCCATTTCATTACCTGCTCTGATGTTGATGGACATTCATCTACCTGAGATTGATGGCCTGTGCCTAACCCGTGAGTTGCGGTCTTACCAGGCATACCAACAACTGCCAATCATTGCTCAAACTGCAATGGCGATGACAGGCGATCGCGAAGTTTGCTTGGAAGCAGGCTTCACCGACTACCTCACCAAACCAATTGACTTGAGTGCATTGGCGCAAATGGTAGCGAAATACAGCGGTGGGGTTGAACCCAATCACAGGTTGCCGCAGCAAGCTTGA
- the rfbC gene encoding dTDP-4-dehydrorhamnose 3,5-epimerase: protein MNIVPTEIPDVLLIEPRVFRDDRGFFFESFNQKLFDDKTGIPVSFVQDNHSRSQKNVLRGLHYQIQQPQGKLVRVVVGAVFDVAVDIRRSSATFGQWVGRLLSAENQQQLWIPAGFAHGFFVISEVAEVLYKTTDYYAPGGERCILWNDPELAIAWPLAGETPILSAKDQAGQLFKAAEMFP, encoded by the coding sequence ATGAATATTGTGCCAACTGAGATTCCAGATGTCTTACTGATTGAACCTCGGGTTTTTCGAGACGATCGCGGCTTCTTTTTTGAAAGCTTTAACCAAAAATTATTTGACGATAAGACAGGAATTCCTGTCTCTTTTGTCCAAGACAACCATTCTCGCTCCCAAAAGAATGTGCTTCGGGGGTTGCATTACCAAATTCAGCAGCCACAAGGGAAATTAGTCCGAGTGGTGGTAGGGGCGGTGTTTGATGTGGCCGTTGATATTCGCCGCAGTTCCGCCACTTTTGGGCAATGGGTAGGGCGCTTGCTCAGTGCCGAAAATCAGCAGCAGTTGTGGATACCTGCGGGTTTTGCTCACGGATTTTTTGTGATTTCAGAGGTTGCCGAAGTTCTGTACAAAACGACGGATTACTACGCTCCCGGTGGAGAGCGCTGCATTTTGTGGAATGATCCAGAATTAGCGATCGCCTGGCCATTGGCCGGAGAGACCCCGATTCTGTCAGCAAAAGATCAAGCAGGACAACTTTTCAAAGCGGCAGAGATGTTTCCATGA
- the rfbD gene encoding dTDP-4-dehydrorhamnose reductase encodes MKRILVTGADGQVGQELRTCLTSFGEVTSLGRAALDLAQPEQIRQVMDQIQPEIVVNAAAYTAVDKAEAELEQAIAINATATQVLAAAAQRGGSFLIHISTDYVFDGTQSHPYLETDATHPLGAYGKSKLMGETAIALSTSNYAILRTAWVYGSYGKGNFVKTMLRLGAEREEIRVVADQIGSPTWAKDLAQAIAQFIPHANPKHAGIYHYTNSGVASWYDFAVAIFEEAKLLGLPLKVQRVIPITTAEYPTPAQRPAYSVLSCAKIAGVLGTYPPHWRQGLRHMLAELYAQTHESANSLRR; translated from the coding sequence ATGAAAAGGATTTTAGTCACTGGGGCAGATGGCCAAGTGGGGCAAGAGCTAAGAACTTGCCTCACCTCTTTCGGAGAAGTCACCAGCTTAGGGCGAGCCGCACTAGATCTAGCCCAGCCTGAACAAATTCGGCAGGTGATGGATCAGATTCAACCAGAAATTGTGGTGAATGCTGCGGCTTACACAGCGGTAGACAAAGCGGAAGCGGAATTAGAGCAAGCGATCGCGATTAATGCCACAGCAACTCAAGTTTTAGCGGCAGCCGCCCAACGTGGGGGATCTTTTTTGATCCATATCTCAACCGATTATGTATTTGACGGCACGCAAAGCCACCCTTACTTAGAAACAGATGCTACCCATCCCTTGGGGGCTTATGGCAAATCAAAATTAATGGGAGAAACCGCGATCGCGCTCAGCACTTCCAACTACGCCATTCTCAGAACCGCTTGGGTTTATGGCAGCTATGGCAAAGGTAATTTTGTCAAAACTATGTTGCGTCTAGGAGCTGAGCGTGAAGAAATTCGCGTGGTAGCCGATCAAATTGGTAGTCCCACTTGGGCTAAGGATTTAGCTCAGGCGATCGCTCAGTTCATTCCTCACGCAAATCCCAAACACGCAGGCATCTACCACTACACCAATAGCGGCGTAGCCAGTTGGTACGACTTTGCTGTTGCCATTTTTGAAGAAGCCAAACTATTAGGCTTGCCGCTCAAAGTGCAACGAGTGATTCCGATTACAACGGCTGAATATCCTACGCCCGCTCAGCGTCCAGCCTACTCAGTCCTCTCTTGTGCAAAAATAGCGGGAGTCCTGGGAACTTATCCCCCCCACTGGCGACAAGGACTCAGGCACATGCTAGCCGAACTTTATGCTCAAACCCATGAAAGCGCTAATTCTCTCCGGCGGTAA
- a CDS encoding glucose-1-phosphate thymidylyltransferase: protein MKALILSGGKGTRLRPLTYTGAKQLVPVANKPILWYGIEGIVAAGITDIGIIISPETGAEVKAKTGEGDRFGAKITYILQEQPAGLAHAVKVAQPFLGDSPFIMYLGDNLIQDGLEQFLDKFTQQDLDALILLRSVKNPSAFGVAEVAEDGRIVRLIEKPQQPPSDLALVGVYFFSPVIHHAIANIQPSTRGELEITDAIQYLIDQQRQVQATQLLGWWLDTGKKDDLLAANQIILDSYVNPQIVGEIDAQSQVSGRVAIGEGSQLINCTVRGPVIIGQNCHLENCFIGPYSSIADKVTLIDTDIDHSVILQGARVVNIHQRIVDSVIGRNASLTVHPRRPKALRFMVGDDCQIELA from the coding sequence ATGAAAGCGCTAATTCTCTCCGGCGGTAAAGGGACACGTCTGCGACCGCTGACCTATACAGGAGCGAAGCAACTAGTGCCCGTCGCCAATAAACCAATTCTTTGGTATGGCATTGAAGGGATTGTAGCGGCTGGCATCACTGATATTGGCATCATTATTAGCCCCGAAACGGGTGCAGAAGTAAAGGCCAAGACGGGAGAGGGCGATCGCTTTGGGGCCAAAATTACTTATATTCTGCAAGAACAACCCGCAGGTTTAGCTCACGCCGTGAAAGTGGCTCAACCTTTCTTGGGAGATTCGCCCTTCATCATGTATTTGGGCGATAACTTGATCCAAGATGGGCTGGAGCAATTCTTAGATAAATTCACTCAGCAAGACCTCGATGCCTTGATTCTGCTGCGCTCGGTAAAGAACCCCAGTGCCTTTGGGGTGGCAGAGGTGGCGGAGGATGGACGGATTGTGCGCTTGATTGAAAAGCCACAGCAACCTCCCTCGGATTTGGCTTTGGTGGGGGTCTATTTCTTCTCCCCCGTGATTCACCACGCGATCGCCAATATCCAACCATCTACACGTGGCGAATTAGAAATTACCGACGCGATTCAATACTTAATCGATCAACAACGCCAAGTCCAGGCGACTCAACTACTAGGTTGGTGGTTGGACACCGGCAAGAAAGATGATTTGCTCGCTGCCAATCAAATCATTCTCGACAGTTATGTAAATCCTCAAATTGTGGGCGAAATTGATGCCCAATCCCAGGTTAGCGGCAGGGTCGCGATTGGCGAAGGCTCACAACTGATTAACTGTACTGTGCGCGGCCCTGTGATCATCGGCCAAAACTGTCACTTAGAAAATTGCTTTATCGGTCCTTACAGCAGCATTGCTGACAAAGTCACCCTGATTGACACTGATATTGACCACAGCGTGATTTTGCAAGGCGCTAGAGTCGTCAATATTCATCAGCGGATCGTGGACAGCGTGATTGGTCGAAATGCCTCCCTGACAGTGCATCCCCGCCGACCCAAAGCCTTGAGATTTATGGTGGGGGATGACTGCCAAATTGAACTGGCCTAG
- a CDS encoding glycosyltransferase has protein sequence MPGPEKIAIVLATYNPNPAYFRQQIQSIQSQTWRNWVCHIVDDRSQPESQQLIRDTVGSDNRFICHFHPQNLNSYHNFERGLQSVATDSTVTAIAFADQDDIWQDHKLSLLLETLRAEQALLVHSDLELIDGSDRTLHASAWEFESRHPEKLTAELLLLRNTVTGCSVLFCATLLSSVLPFPPQVEVNWYHDVWVAIVAAQLGKVAHVRQPLVRYRIHGSNTIGVVRDAGKLYRELIVWLSKKCRITGKSYLIHRNLSQAFYLRFQQSNNPEWQDPFSDRRLDFGLGILRLGWQSWQAGYGSEGIALRIWALKLLFDLRKLRQKLTPKLFKIG, from the coding sequence ATGCCAGGCCCAGAAAAAATTGCCATTGTTCTCGCTACTTACAACCCGAACCCAGCCTATTTTCGCCAGCAAATTCAATCAATTCAAAGCCAAACTTGGCGAAACTGGGTTTGCCATATTGTCGATGATCGTTCGCAACCTGAGTCGCAGCAGCTAATTCGAGACACCGTAGGCAGCGATAATCGCTTTATCTGTCACTTCCATCCCCAAAATCTCAATTCCTATCACAACTTTGAGCGGGGTTTGCAGTCTGTAGCTACCGACTCCACAGTGACCGCGATCGCTTTTGCCGACCAGGACGATATCTGGCAAGACCATAAGCTGAGCCTGTTGCTAGAAACTCTACGAGCTGAGCAAGCGCTGCTAGTGCATTCTGACTTAGAACTGATTGATGGAAGCGATCGCACCTTGCACGCTTCGGCTTGGGAGTTCGAGAGCCGCCACCCGGAAAAACTCACAGCCGAGCTATTGCTTCTACGAAACACTGTGACAGGCTGTTCGGTACTATTTTGTGCGACGTTGTTGTCCTCGGTGCTGCCGTTTCCGCCTCAAGTAGAGGTGAATTGGTATCACGATGTTTGGGTGGCGATCGTAGCAGCACAGTTAGGAAAAGTTGCCCATGTGCGGCAGCCTCTAGTCAGATATAGAATTCATGGTTCTAATACTATTGGAGTAGTTAGAGATGCCGGGAAACTCTACCGAGAATTGATTGTTTGGCTCAGTAAAAAATGTCGGATTACGGGTAAAAGTTACCTGATTCATCGAAATTTGAGTCAGGCTTTCTATCTACGCTTTCAACAATCTAACAATCCTGAATGGCAAGATCCGTTTAGCGATCGCCGATTAGACTTTGGTTTAGGCATTCTTCGCTTAGGTTGGCAAAGTTGGCAAGCAGGCTATGGTTCTGAAGGAATTGCCTTAAGGATTTGGGCCTTAAAGCTATTATTTGACTTGCGAAAATTGCGCCAAAAGTTGACGCCAAAATTATTCAAGATTGGTTAG
- a CDS encoding glycosyltransferase family 2 protein, with translation MQLDKQDILVSIISVNYNGLGVILDYLDSIEKFIHSVTYEVIVVDNASTDGSLELVAQKFPQVQLIQSSKNLGFGAGNNLGAQAAKGNFLFLLNTDTVLLSDPLPHLLALMQTHLDVGLIGPKLLNPDGTLQLSVVPAIGLRGEYQAQQQLKKYQSANNQAAISQQFQVIQEVEIVIGAAIFIRKEVFDSLGGFDENFFMYFEESDLCQRSRNQGWKILYTPQTALIHLKGQSVNQRADAMAIEYRKSQLYYYQKHCSLVEQILVRLYLLIKFLSLFLKTLNPTFGKILLLLFNFKQYPLSFKPRSSLNVTPR, from the coding sequence ATGCAATTAGATAAACAAGATATTTTAGTTTCAATTATTTCAGTTAATTACAACGGCCTAGGAGTTATTCTAGACTACCTCGATTCGATTGAAAAATTTATTCATTCGGTTACTTATGAAGTCATTGTGGTAGACAATGCCTCCACCGATGGCAGCCTAGAGCTAGTCGCACAAAAATTTCCTCAAGTGCAGCTCATTCAATCATCTAAAAATTTAGGCTTCGGGGCAGGAAATAATTTAGGTGCTCAAGCGGCCAAGGGAAATTTCTTATTTCTACTGAATACTGATACTGTCCTGCTCAGTGATCCACTACCACACTTATTGGCCTTGATGCAAACTCACTTGGATGTGGGGCTGATTGGGCCAAAACTGCTTAACCCAGATGGTACTTTGCAGCTTTCAGTAGTTCCTGCGATCGGCTTGCGAGGGGAATACCAAGCGCAACAACAGTTAAAAAAGTATCAAAGTGCCAATAATCAAGCAGCAATTAGCCAACAATTCCAGGTAATTCAAGAAGTCGAGATTGTAATTGGGGCAGCAATTTTCATTAGAAAAGAGGTGTTTGATAGCTTGGGTGGATTTGATGAAAACTTCTTTATGTACTTTGAAGAATCAGATTTGTGTCAGCGATCGCGAAACCAAGGCTGGAAAATTCTCTATACTCCTCAAACCGCACTGATTCACTTGAAAGGGCAATCTGTGAATCAGCGAGCTGATGCAATGGCAATTGAGTATCGCAAGAGTCAACTTTATTACTATCAAAAACATTGCTCTTTGGTGGAGCAAATTCTAGTAAGACTCTACCTTTTAATTAAATTTCTGAGTCTTTTTCTGAAAACTTTAAATCCCACTTTTGGTAAGATTCTTCTATTGTTATTCAACTTTAAGCAATATCCTTTAAGCTTTAAACCCAGATCAAGTCTCAATGTCACTCCTCGTTAA
- a CDS encoding glycosyltransferase family 1 protein: MSLLVNLAFLPERPTGWATYSLNLLKALPLPDIKAVSPTPLTENIKTYPAPIGLTTEFGAKGHLKRLLWTQFYLPKIYQNLGSKLLFSPVPESPISKSCRAIVTIHDLIPLHFPQWFSSAQKLYCRYYIPAVLRQVEQIICNSQATAQDVVDFFGISAKKVIAIPLAYDASNFHDLHLPGKNYFLYLGRHNPHKNPQRLIAAFAALPNCSDYELWLAGPTDPRYTPALQTQIAELNLQQQVKFLDYVPYAELPRLLNQAIALVFPSLWEGFGLPVLEAMACGTPVITSDLASLPEVAGDAAVLVNPYRVAELTQAMQAIATDTSLRSQLRERGLARATQFSWAKTGQATAEILQPYL; the protein is encoded by the coding sequence ATGTCACTCCTCGTTAATTTAGCCTTTTTGCCAGAAAGACCGACAGGTTGGGCAACCTATAGTCTCAATTTACTGAAGGCGCTGCCTCTGCCAGACATTAAAGCGGTTAGTCCAACACCTTTGACAGAAAATATAAAGACGTATCCAGCTCCTATAGGCTTAACAACAGAGTTTGGAGCCAAGGGGCATCTCAAACGATTACTTTGGACTCAATTCTATTTGCCAAAAATTTATCAAAATCTTGGTTCTAAATTATTATTTTCCCCAGTTCCAGAGTCACCTATTTCAAAAAGCTGTAGGGCGATTGTCACAATTCATGACTTGATTCCTCTGCACTTTCCGCAGTGGTTTTCTTCGGCTCAAAAGCTGTATTGTCGCTACTATATTCCTGCTGTTCTAAGACAGGTAGAACAAATTATCTGTAACTCGCAGGCAACTGCTCAAGATGTCGTTGATTTTTTTGGTATCTCAGCTAAAAAAGTAATAGCAATTCCGTTGGCTTATGATGCCAGCAACTTTCACGACTTGCACTTACCCGGAAAAAATTATTTCCTCTATTTAGGCCGTCACAATCCCCACAAGAACCCACAGCGTTTGATAGCAGCTTTTGCGGCTTTGCCGAACTGCTCTGACTATGAACTGTGGCTGGCAGGACCCACCGACCCGCGATACACTCCCGCCCTACAAACCCAAATTGCCGAGTTAAACCTTCAACAGCAAGTGAAGTTTCTCGATTACGTGCCCTATGCTGAATTGCCCAGATTGCTGAATCAGGCGATCGCCTTGGTGTTTCCGAGCCTCTGGGAAGGATTTGGCTTACCTGTATTGGAGGCAATGGCCTGTGGTACTCCGGTGATCACGTCAGATTTGGCTTCTTTGCCAGAAGTGGCGGGTGATGCGGCTGTTTTGGTGAATCCCTATCGGGTGGCCGAATTAACCCAGGCCATGCAAGCGATCGCGACGGATACGAGTTTGCGATCGCAGTTGCGCGAGCGAGGATTAGCGAGAGCCACACAGTTTAGCTGGGCGAAAACTGGACAGGCTACCGCAGAGATTTTGCAGCCATATCTCTAA